A region of the Mytilus galloprovincialis chromosome 1, xbMytGall1.hap1.1, whole genome shotgun sequence genome:
cattattaatttatataaaacaaaacaggaTTGATGTTGTACTTATGCTTTGGTTATCGTTAAAGAATTAAGCCTCAGCTTAATGTTTTTTATTAGGAAAATATAACAATTGTAACAGTGGTCTTTAATCGACCAAGAtgttaaccattttttttaaaagtcaatataTCACTAAAATGGCTAGAATTTTTATCAAGAATAATTACAATATAGAAATTCAAAGTAATTGAACATATCAATATTATGTTAGTTGAATGATTACTTGTTTAAGTATTGTGTTTTTCTTCAGAAAAGTATATACAACATTACATTGTCAAGTATAAATAATAGTTGGAGCTTCCTTTTAAATTGTAATTGGAATTGACGTTTTCAGGTCCTCGACCTGGATTCCATCTGTGCCAATGTTGCTCTGATATTAAAGGTTGAAATAAACGAAATCTTACATGAAACTTGTGGCAACATTAAAACATCTCACCAAACAGCGATTGCACATGCTTCATGAGCTTTAAAGAACAACAAATGGCTGGATAATAACGGATATTTAAACTTGAAGTCTAAAATAATATGACTAACCGTCCCCTCCATTCACAAGAACATCCATTTTTATAACACATGTAACAAGGCAACACCATAATTATAAGTCCAATAAGGCCAGCAACAATAACCCAAGCTGGGTTAGCAGGGTACTCCCAAAATGTTAGAGGTCGGTCTGTTGTAGTTGTGGTGGTTGTTGTAGTTTGCGGTATAACGATGAAAACTGTTGCTGTCCCTTGAAGACTGCCAGTATCTGTTGCCTGAACAATAAAGCTCATACTTGATCCATAACCATAACTTGTTAACGATTTCTTTAAGTACAGATCTCCATTTGCTTGAATTCCAAATGTTTCTGTCCCTAAAGACCTTTGATCAATGCTATAAATGAAATTTCCtgcaaaatattataaacaataaacaaaatatccgTATACATGGTGGTTCTTATCGCCttttcaatgtaatttttgtcaGAAAATAATGATGAATAAGTATCAACTGGTTCGTATAAACCAAACATGATATGATCATTCTAACGATCATACTTTATTACTGAACGGAAATTATGTTTAAAATCACGAAACAAGGATGGACATAATAGTCAATACAATTTGTAAACGGATTTTATTTAAATCGTATCGAATCATTACTTTTACACAAAACTTACCAAATGTGCCGGCATCAGCATCAGTTGCTACCGTGGAACCAAAAGCAGTGTTAGCCGGATAATTGATATCCAGATAATATGTAAACAAATTGTTTGAAAATCTTGGAGTGTTATCATTGACATTGTTGACATTGATGGTTAAAGATGCACTATCGGTTAAAGCACCGTCAGACACTTTAATTGAACAGGTATAAGATGTGGCAGAGCCAGCAGCATCAACGTCAATATCAGTAGCTAAGCTGATGAATCCTGTTGTTGGAGCTATCGAAAAGTATCCAATATTTGATGCACAGTTCATAGAAAACTTATGTGTATCACCAGTATCCTCATCCTGGTACAAGTAACCAGGGTCACCTAAAACAGTTCCAGCCTTTCGAATTGAaagaaaatgaattttgaataaaaaatgtctCATATTACAAAATGTCATCTCATCAAACGATAAACCTGTCGTTACTGTGTTATTGGGATGATTTTTTCTATGAATATGTTTTCAGATTACAAATgtttataaagtaaaaatatttcgAAACATGTatctaacattttattttgtaacatcttatcaaaataaaactttcgtCTATTTGAAATAATTGTCAATAATAGAATAAATACTTCACTTTAAAGACTGCTAATCGTCGATAATATCATCCGCTCATTAGTCATTTTGTTTGGTAGTGACATagttcaaaatatacatttaaaaaacgaACCGATATTATCAAACAAAATTCATAAAAAGAACTAGGATTCAAACTCTTCCGATAACCTGGTGAATGTATTTTTTGTGCCCCTTTTGATGAAATTGCTCCGTGTCAAACTTATTTATACATCCATGGCTATCATCGCGTAAGCTTTCCTTGTGAATAAATAGTCAAAAAGTATTATCGACGAACAGAAGTGatttaaatgttgttgttttttttttttttttttggggggggggggggctccgaaATACTATCGATAGAGTGGTTATATTgtcataacttttaaaatatcttgtcaaatatcttaaattttgattttattttaaatacatacCGAACCTTCATCCACGCTAAGTGCATACGATGTTTTCGTAAACACGGGAGCCTCGTTTTGATTAGCAATGATGACTGTTAAGTTCTGAGATGCAGAGTCCTTTGTATCGGACACTGTTATTGTGAAAGTGAACGATGTTGATGATACCGCTTCATAATTGATATTTGTTGTGGTAGAAGTACTGATTAACCCAgcttaaataaaaacaacacacattttaattacaaaacgctattaaagaattataaaatgCATACTAACTGgtattgcatatttaaaaaattaacgAATGTATTGCACTGCAATGACGATGTTTACCAATTTTGTGCAAAAGTTCCCACCTTTCTTGATAAATTTAATAGATAGGTAAACTTATCAGCAGTAGCAATCAGGTATCACCCAAAATTGCTGAAAGTAGCGTTTTACCCTAACAATCAATCATCAATAAATCAGGTCTACACAATCCATTCCCACTCTCACCGTATCCATGTAAATGATAAGTTAATTGCGATCAACACGATTGTTTGTCATATATTTCCTGAACTTCAAACCTTTATTAATCTGTGTCTTAAGCACTAGGTATGGGTTTTCATAACTTCATAGTTGACTACCTTAATTAAGTTTAATCTTTTTGGAAGTACAGACAAAATAACATAATGCCCCTTCTATTCTATTCATATTTATTGATTGTTAATATAAAACTTACTTGCAGAATCAATATCAAAGTACAAGACTCCATCAGACGGGGATGACGTCTTAGAGTATTTATGTGTATCATGACCGTCGTTGTCTTGAATGGATACTTGAAATATACTCAAACCGAGAGCCGAATTTTCGGAAACCACTAAAGCAGAAGGAAGAGGTAGGTTCTTTATAACGGGAACGTAATTTATATCTGAAATACAAgcatttaacaaatataaaaatgtataagtatttttttatcacatattttgtttaacttcacaaaaataaacaacccATATATTCTATATCTAATGAATTTTTGAGACAATAATAGATCTATTTAGcctgttttaaagcttttttcaaattgtttggcAATTCAACCCATTAATCAATGATGGTTAAACTATCTTGATTGCTTGAATCTAAAAAAATCCACTGGTACCAATGTGATATCTATATTTATCGGAATCGATAAATTCTTTAAACTCTGTTGAATTTTCCTGAAAATACAactcttaaggatgtattcttctgacttttcagtctcgtgcagtctcgttgaaatctcgttcttgaattatttccaaaacatgtaatacaagtggaaaatatcaatgaattttaaaaatattataatcaaacataactctgtgaaaaaattgtgtatttacaatgaatgattttagagtaatccagttttcaaattttacgaccaatcaagtctgtatttttagccaaaattttgagaaaatgggtgagggatacaaaaaattattttacaagaatcataTTCATCccatacagtacttgcaaccttaggcgttactgtttgacgtgaacttgactgatcggtgaatgatcggtgacggatgtttgactgatcgatgagtaatcggtgatcggtgacccataggatccgtcagataaatcaaataacctatgtgagagttaccctgacaactgtcaccgatcgatcagtaaattaaatttatgcacggatcggacggatacgtatatatttaaaattcttatgtaaaccgaactccACAGTGTTTTCAatcgatgaacgcggacctctacgaagacaccttaatttacacgttataatttgtaataaaattagttgcaatacaaaagtaaaaatagtttaacagaataagatgcttagagcgttaaattgtttgtgttgattaatattttcgtattaaaaattataaacatcagagacatataatacataattgtattatatgactctgttaacatgaacttatttctacgaaaatggttattgttgaccgccattggatttttgaacttttaatagtttcgaataggttgtgttttcatgaaattaaaagaatgttaaagaaatgatattaaaagtttgttcccattttttagaattaccaaaattaatattctttttatcaaatattgtactatttatttgcaatcagttatttttaccatcttgagacaagtcttctaattagaattgagatataatgagaattaaaatacttaaacttttatttttgtggaataagaatgcagttattgatttattttgatgcaaattattaaccatcatatgatttcagtactttttgttcatcaggattggctgttcttcataaaacatgcctacttaaaggaaaaagatattaaatttgtgtacgcgttacctaaaatgcaaatatttcttcattttactgaaaattattgactgccattggattttgtactttttatagtttagaatagtttttttgttcataaaattaaaggaatgacagagaaatcatactaaaattttgttcacattgtttaaaataatcaaaattattcttctttttatcaaaaaaaatactattttatttgaaatcagttatttttaccatcttgagacaagtcttctaatcagaattcagatataatgagaattaaaatacttaaacttttatttttgtggaataagaatgtagttattgatttattttgatacaaattattaaccgtcatatgatttcagtactttttgtacatcaggattggctgttcttcataaaatatgcttgcttttaggaaaaagatataaaatttttgtacgcgtttcctaaaatgcaaatattgtttcattttactgtttattgaccgccattggatttttacatgttttatactttttttagttgagaatagtttttttttcataaaattaaaataatatcagaaaaatcatactagaattttgttcacattgtttaaaataatcaaaattattcttctttttatcaaaaatgatactattttatttgaaatcaattatttttaccattttgagacaagtcttctaatcagaatcgagatataatgagaattaaaatacttaaacttttatttttgtggaataagaatgtagttattgatttattttgatacaaattattaactgtcatatgatttcagtactttttgtacatcaggattggctgttcttcataaaatatgcttacttttaggaaaaagatataaaatttttgtacgcgtttccttaaatgcaaatattgtttcattttactgaaaattattgaccgccattggatttttgtactttttatagttgagaatagttttttttgttaagtttaaaattatatcagaaaaatcatactaaaattttgttcgcattgtttaaaataatcaaaattattcttctttttatcaaaaatgatactattttatttgaaatcaggtATTTTTAcaatcttgagacaagtcttctaatcagaattcaggtataatgagaattaaaatacttaaacttttatttttgtggaataagaatgtagttattgatttattttgatacaaattattaaccgtcatatgatttcagtattttttgtacatcaggattggctgttcttcataaaatatgcttacttttaggaaaaagatataaaatttttgtacgcgtttcctaaaatgcaaatattgtttcattttactgaaaattattgaccgccattggatttttgtactttttatagttgagaatagtttttttttcataaaattaaaataatatcagaaaaatcatacttaaattttgttcgcattgtttaaaataatcaaaattattcttctttttatcaaaaatgatactattttatttgaaatcagttatttttaccattttgagacaagtcttctaatcagaatcgagatataatgagaattaaaatacttaaacttttatttttgtggaataagaatgtagttattgatttattttgatacaaattattaactgtaatatgatttcagtactttttgtacatcaggattggctgttcttcataaaatatgcttacttttaggaaaaagatataaaatttttgtacgcgtttccttaaatgcaaatattgtttcattttactgaaaattattgactgccattggatttttgtactttttatagttgagaatagttttttttcataaatttaaaattatatcagaaaaatcataccaaaattttgttcgcattgtttaaaataatcaaaattattcttctttttatcaaaaatgatactattttatttgaaatcagttatttttaccatcttgagacaagtcttctaattagaattgagatataatgagaattaaaatacttaaacttttatttttgttgaataagaatgtagttattgatttattttgatacaaattattaaccgtcatatgatttcagtactttttgtacatcaggattggctgttcttcataaattatgcttacttttaggaaaaagatataaaatttttgtacacgtttccttaaatgcaaatattctttcattttactgaaaattattgaccgccattggatttttgtactttttatagttgagaatagtttttttttccataaattaaaaattgtatcagaaaaatcatactaaaattttgttcgcattgtttaaaataatcaaaattattcttctttttatcaaaaatgatactattttatttgaaatcagttatttttaccatcttgagacaagtcttctaattagaattgagatataatgagaattaaaatacttaaacttttatttttgtggaataagaatgtagttattgatttattttgatacaaattattaactgtaatatgatttcagtactttttgtacatcaggattggctgttcttcataaaatatgcttacttttaggaaaaagatataaaatttttgtacgcgtttccttaaatgcaaatattgtttcattttactgaaaattattgactgccat
Encoded here:
- the LOC143064786 gene encoding protocadherin beta-18-like gives rise to the protein MQEDVVVETTLYTLSVTDPESTVVTCDVTAITPNTNIMFIKPSSKFNDVTTVSSVASYIGQIVFDVEISDPENDQVQFSMFCVPSTNCPFEVYHSGEIVLTRSIEGEFVPAYDLYVYVTDGKSTTGPRSLTVHVLDINYVPVIKNLPLPSALVVSENSALGLSIFQVSIQDNDGHDTHKYSKTSSPSDGVLYFDIDSATGLISTSTTTNINYEAVSSTSFTFTITVSDTKDSASQNLTVIIANQNEAPVFTKTSYALSVDEGSAGTVLGDPGYLYQDEDTGDTHKFSMNCASNIGYFSIAPTTGFISLATDIDVDAAGSATSYTCSIKVSDGALTDSASLTINVNNVNDNTPRFSNNLFTYYLDINYPANTAFGSTVATDADAGTFGNFIYSIDQRSLGTETFGIQANGDLYLKKSLTSYGYGSSMSFIVQATDTGSLQGTATVFIVIPQTTTTTTTTTDRPLTFWEYPANPAWVIVAGLIGLIIMVLPCYMCYKNGCSCEWRGRPGDYQERLQEQSENNRKKDKQPKGYSNGSWKAWRWYEQQ